Proteins from a genomic interval of Dunckerocampus dactyliophorus isolate RoL2022-P2 chromosome 5, RoL_Ddac_1.1, whole genome shotgun sequence:
- the wnk1a gene encoding serine/threonine-protein kinase WNK1 isoform X4 — protein MSEKPDDKMVKFLAPPAKSGNGPSSGSDSMVNESRQTEVRRRHHTMERDRCNPEHRFFRRSVISDSNATALALPLPSRIPIPAQRIQPHEATAQRQQATTVRSPQVEPNLSHKDESAESLEGGERKDPEIAKVNVVPLEQVSAVLHDVCEAEVVVETHSPPHLSQTEPDHSAEAKVPHEGEEEDKDAAKARAEAEQREAEKKVQDDIEEAETKAVGTSPDGRFLKFDIEIGRGSFKTVYKGLDTETTVEVAWCELQDRKLSKTERQRFKEEAGMLKGLQHPNIVRFYDSWEGPSKGKKCIVLVTELMTSGTLKTYLKRFKVMKIKVLRSWCRQILKGLHFLHTRAPPIIHRDLKCDNIFITGPTGSVKIGDLGLATLKRASFAKSVIGTPEFMAPEMYEEKYDESVDVYAFGMCMLEMATSEYPYSECQNAAQIYRRVTSGVKPGSFDKVAIPEVKEIIEGCIRQNKDERYSIKDLLNHAFFQEDTGVRVELAEEDDGEMEAIKLWLRIEDIKKLKGKYKDNEAIEFSFDLNKDVPDDVAQEMVESGYVCEGDHKTIAKAIKDRVSLISRKRAQRQQVREDQEKRRIEEEQQGPLQTAQQPSNQPSKEVPLSQSVPQPASFVPPPQANQHSTLMSAQPASQQSLQSSTYNTSQSAQLTGLTQGVSYVPQSAGQVPVQSQSLAPSQLESEEPEADQHQQPQHTSRASHLGDRPSGSSVLTEAQPGMSYNAPPSQQLQAQVSCPQTQNDQLPLQHVSVVQPQMPGVQTELVPTLPSSQSVPVAPQQIPTQQGMISSSSQSSPPPLSQQQQPENNTGLQSSSLPQAQAGTQPLQASTSLPQSTPAEQLAVSSSLVPPSVESCLSDAASGLSDGNEGSSTSGGRHEGRSLKRHQRRSVRSRSRHEKCAKAKLNVLSISNAGDRVAECQLETHNRKMVTFRFDLDGDNPKEIAQIMVESEFILESERESFIEQVREVIEMADEKGEGMKEAFPQMSELQQQPELTIPILPGISPSTTAQVVHSAGRRFIVSPVPEFRLREQFFGAPSANTSIGDEPASGASMTSGLSLSAPSGILQQAFNKIRPDHAERGGTKIDLTSTDQDSSTLSSSDAGHVPNTQSALAPPEVVPSTTSSNFPAVSLVSTAPQPPPPNGRVSPPPAVTSQSQTPAPVSSDPIPPRHSSHETTPSQIASPAGVPASSTSIVPTAQLSGTSGPIPVSEPQPFSNAAQSSQTMTSSTHASQHTTTQTQPVPSQNQPQPVEAEGAEVQTKAAGRDDIQALDKKLRSLFKDQSAASSTASVDPGQNTGTSSPPTGTSSPPPGLALVPPSNLPLTSGTQGVTPLSTTTPGQGLTPAGHAQTPPSKPRAQTLPTGFDQAATVPSDTLPPFPGPNQSQQPLGSLDVQLRRALSPETVQGSNKVQPPAAGFTLGRFQVSVATDAASSIVPDPANTVSSSSITPSSNSSSSPSSPENTIHRSSTLPTEVCEIDTVNVASSLSAGSAGQPPTIEIGRFQVSTSTNAMPKETTASKVGRFSVTVTSTEGSSPSQDSSVPNGPLVNDPHNAHTHYSSDNDDSGTEDEALQKEVGRLRERHMLEVQALQSRQKEEIEALFTRMGKKAPPSILSPAVAMAGGRRRLKSKSHKSPRSSGQPSPMYSGCPSTAHSPPGSEPPPKQSTPLAAEAPQAGEGSSLQQLRASPSLPSLSSSCSTGARGTMSTNGSGPYQNHSVSLTQASGLAPAASQTQKSKGTFTDDLHQLVDNWAKDAISLSQCKKGPKTGAQAALGHDVIPPANMGRKFSAPGYLCPTLPTPCSTSTATTAHLPTPATNPSSVPLGPRKGSLGPVAQGFGYASAPYSASQWAGPTGNCQVSMRNPAQPLTQYQPPMTAPVSLHQGYHMGTTQATQKSVSPGSSNLRPT, from the exons ATGTCGGAAAAGCCTGATGACAAAATGGTGAAGTTCCTGGCTCCCCCTGCGAAGAGTGGAAATGGTCCCAGTTCTGGGTCAGACTCCATGGTCAACGAATCCCGCCAGACAGAAGTGAGACGGCGCCATCACACCATGGAGCGTGATCGCTGTAACCCAGAGCACCGCTTCTTCCGTCGCAGCGTCATCAGTGACTCCAATGCCACAGCGTTGGCCCTCCCTCTACCCAGCAGGATCCCCATACCTGCTCAGCGCATTCAACCACATGAAGCTACAGCGCAGCGGCAGCAGGCCACCACCGTCCGCTCTCCACAGGTCGAACCAAATTTGTCTCATAAGGACGAGTCCGCCGAGTCCCTGGAAGGCGGAGAGCGGAAAGACCCCGAAATTGCCAAGGTGAACGTAGTGCCTCTAGAACAGGTGTCTGCTGTCTTACACGATGTCTGTGAGGCCGAGGTGGTGGTGGAAACCCACTCCCCGCCACACTTGAGTCAAACGGAGCCGGACCACTCTGCCGAGGCGAAGGTACCACACGAGGGTGAGGAAGAGGACAAGGACGCCGCCAAAGCTCGTGCTGAAGCGGAGCAGAGGGAAGCGGAGAAAAAAGTGCAGGACGACATTGAGGAAGCCGAGACGAAAGCAGTGGGGACTTCGCCGGACGGACGTTTCCTAAAATTTGACATTGAAATTGGACGTGGATCTTTTAAGACGGTCTATAAGGGCCTTGATACAGAAACAACAGTGGAGGTGGCTTGGTGTGAGTTGCAG GACCGAAAACTGTCAAAGACAGAGCGGCAGCGCTTTAAAGAGGAAGCGGGGATGTTAAAAGGACTGCAACATCCCAACATTGTCCGCTTTTACGACTCCTGGGAGGGACCCTCCAAGGGAAAGAAGTGCATTGTTCTGGTCACTGAACTCATGACTTCTGGCACACTCAAAAC atATCTAAAGAGGTTCAAGGTGATGAAAATTAAAGTGCTGCGGAGCTGGTGTAGACAGATCCTCAAGGGACTCCACTTTCTTCATACCCGTGCACCACCCATCATTCACCGGGACCTTAAGTGTGACAACATTTTCATCACGGGCCCAACAGGATCTGTAAAAATTGGAGACCTTGGACTGGCCACACTGAAGCGTGCATCCTTTGCCAAGAGTGTCATAG GTACCCCTGAGTTCATGGCGCCTGAGATGTATGAGGAGAAGTACGACGAGTCAGTGGATGTGTATGCCTTTGGAATGTGCATGCTGGAGATGGCCACCTCCGAGTACCCTTACTCAGAGTGCCAGAATGCTGCACAGATCTACCGCAGAGTGACCAGC GGGGTGAAGCCGGGCAGCTTTGACAAAGTGGCCATTCCTGAGGTGAAGGAGATCATTGAGGGATGCATTCGGCAGAACAAGGATGAGAG GTACTCAATCAAGGACCTCCTCAACCACGCCTTCTTCCAGGAGGACACAGGTGTGCGTGTGGAGTTGGCCGAGGAAGATGACGGAGAGATGGAAGCTATTAAATTATGGTTGAGAATCGAGGACATCAAGAAGCTAAAGGGAAAGTACAAAGACAATGAAGCCATCGAGTTCTCCTTTGACCTTAACAAGGACGTCCCGGATGACGTTGCACAGGAAATG GTTGAGTCTGGTTATGTGTGTGAAGGTGACCACAAAACAATTGCAAAGGCCATCAAGGACAGAGTGTCTCTTATCAGTCGCAAGCGAGCTCAGCGGCAGCAG GTCAGAGAAGACCAGGAGAAGAGAAGAATTGAAGAAGAACAACAAGGTCCATTACAAACAGCACAGCAGCCAAGCAACCAGCCCAGCAAAGAGGTGCCTCTGTCCCAGTCGGTGCCACAACCCGCCTCCTTTGTTCCTCCTCCACAAGCCAACCAACACAGTACACTGATGTCAGctcagcctgcatctcagcagAGCCTCCAAAGTTCTACCTACAACACTTCTCAGTCAGCCCAACTTACTGGCTTGACACAAGGGGTCTCCTATGTTCCCCAGTCGGCTGGGCAAGTCCCAGTTCAAAGTCAGAGTTTGGCTCCCAGTCAGCTAGAGTCAGAGGAGCCTGAGGCTGACCAGCACCAGCAGCCACAGCACACTAGCCGAG CCTCTCACTTGGGAGACAGACCATCTGGTTCGTCTGTCCTCACTGAAGCTCAGCCTGGAATGTCCTACAACGCCCCTCCCAGTCAGCAGCTTCAGGCCCAAGTGTCATGCCCTCAGACACAAAATGACCAATTGCCACTGCAGCATGTGTCAGTG GTTCAACCCCAGATGCCGGGCGTCCAGACTGAACTCGTGCCTACTCTTCCAAGTAGCCAATCTGTTCCAGTGGCACCACAGCAG ATTCCCACCCAGCAGGGGATGATTTCTTCATCCTCTCAGTCGTCCCCTCCTCCTCTATCGCAGCAACAGCAGCCAGAGAACAACACTGGCCTTCAGAGCTCCTCTCTGCCACAGGCCCAAGCTGGAACCCAACCTTTGCAG GCCTCTACAAGTCTTCCTCAGTCAACACCAGCTGAGCAGCTAGCAGTGTCCTCTTCTCTTGTGCCTCCATCTGTGGAAAG CTGTCTGTCAGATGCAGCCTCGGGTCTGAGCGACGGCAACGAGGGCAGCTCTACTTCGGGAGGCCGCCATGAGGGCCGCTCCCTGAAGCGGCACCAGCGCCGGTCTGTCCGCAGCCGTTCTCGTCATGAAAAGTGTGCCAAAGCCAAACTGAATGTTCTCAGT ATCTCTAATGCTGGAGACCGAGTAGCAGAGTGCCAGCTGGAAACGCACAACAGAAAGATGGTGACCTTCCGATTTGACCTGGATGGTGACAACCCAAAGGAGATTGCACAAATAATG GTTGAGAGTGAGTTCATCCTCGAGAGTGAGCGTGAATCCTTCATCGAGCAGGTCCGTGAAGTCATCGAAATGGCTGATGAGAAAGGAGAGGGCATGAAGGAAGCCTTTCCTCAG ATGAGTGAGCTTCAGCAACAGCCAGAGCTGACTATCCCCATACTGCCAG GGATCTCTCCAAGCACCACAGCCCAGGTGGTGCATTCAGCAGGACGCAGGTTCATTGTCAGTCCAGTGCCGGAGTTCCGTCTGAGGGAGCAGTTTTTCGGTGCACCCTCTGCTAATACCTCGATTGGTGATGAACCTGCCTCAG GAGCCTCAATGACATCAGGCCTTTCTCTGTCTGCTCCATCTGGGATTCTGCAGCAAGCTTTTAACAAAATTAGGCCGGATCACGCAGAGAGAGGTGGTACCAAAATTGATCTGACGAGTACTGATCAGGACTCAAGCACGCTCTCGTCCAGTGATGCTGGACATGTCCCAAACACACAGAGTGCTTTGGCTCCTCCTGAAGTTGTGCCCTCCACCACTAGCTCTAATTTCCCAGCTGTCTCACTTGTATCTACTGCACCCCAGCCACCTCCCCCAAATGGGAGGGTTTCTCCTCCACCAGCTGTAACATCTCAATCCCAAACTCCAGCTCCTGTCAGCAGTGATCCCATTCCACCCAGACATTCTTCCCATGAAACCACCCCCTCACAGATTGCGTCACCCGCTGGTGTCCCAGCTTCCTCTACCTCCATAGTCCCCACGGCACAGCTGAGCGGGACTTCGGGCCCCATTCCTGTTTCCGAGCCACAACCTTTCAGCAATGCTGCTCAATCTTCTCAAACTATGACTTCATCCACCCATGCGTCTCAGCACACCACCACCCAGACTCAGCCTGTGCCCAGTCAGAATCAACCCCAGCCAGTAGAGGCAGAAGGAGCAGAGGTTCAGACTAAAGCTGCAGGCAGAGATGATATCCAAGCCCTTGACAAGAAGCTCCGATCCCTCTTTAAAGACCAGAGCGCAGCTTCCTCAACTGCATCAGTGGATCCCGGCCAGAACACTGGGACCTCTTCACCTCCCACGGGGACTTCCTCCCCTCCACCTGGGCTTGCTCTGGTACCGCCCTCGAACCTTCCCCTCACATCTGGGACACAGGGTGTCACTCCACTGTCTACAACCACGCCAGGACAAGGCTTAACCCCTGCAGGACATGCTCAGACCCCTCCATCCAAGCCAAGGGCACAG actttacCCACTGGTTTTGACCAAGCTGCTACCGTGCCCTCTGACACATTACCCCCATTCCCAGGACCAAATCAG TCTCAGCAACCTCTGGGCAGTTTGGATGTGCAGTTGAGGAGAGCCCTGAGCCCAGAGACCGTTCAGGGTAGCAATAAAGTCCAGCCTCCAGCAGCAGGTTTCACTCTTGGTCGTTTCCAA GTGTCTGTTGCTACCGACGCAGCATCCAGCATTGTTCCGGATCCTGCCAACACTGTGTCCTCTTCCTCCATCACGCCCTCCTCCAATTCATCCTCCTCCCCGTCAAGCCCCGAAAACACCATCCACCGCTCGTCCACTTTGCCCACCGAAGTATGTGAAATAGACACCGTCAACGTAGCCTCGTCTCTCTCAGCTGGTTCTGCCGGTCAGCCACCCACCATAGAGATAGGGCGCTTCCAGGTTTCCACCAGTACCAATGCCATGCCAAAAGAAACAACAGCTTCAAAAGTGGGACGCTTTTCAGTCACAG TGACATCAACTGAAGGGTCCAGTCCCTCACAAGATTCCAGTGTACCAAACGGGCCCTTGGTCAATGACCCTCACAACGCACACACCCACTATAGCAGCGACAATGACGACTCAGGAACAGAGGATGAAGCTTTGCAGAAAGAAGTTGGTCGTCTCAGAGAAAG ACACATGCTGGAAGTTCAAGCCCTGCAGTCCCGTCAAAAAGAGGAAATAGAGGCACTCTTCACCCGGATGGGGAAAAAAGCTCCTCCTTCTATCCTTTCTCCTGCTGTGGCTATGGCTGGAGGTCGACGCAGGCTTAAGAGCAAAAGTCACAAGTCCCCGCGCAGTAGTGGACAGCCCAGCCCCATGTACTCTG GATGTCCCTCCACCGCTCACAGTCCTCCAGGTTCTGAGCCTCCTCCAAAACAAAGTACACCTCTGGCAGCTGAGGCCCCTCAAGCCGGAGAGGGATCATCTTTACAGCAGCTCAGAGCCTCTCCATCCTTGCCCAGTCTCAGCAGCAGTTGTTCTACAG GAGCAAGGGGGACCATGTCTACAAATGGTTCCGGACCCTACCAGAACCACTCGGTTTCCCTGACTCAGGCAAGCGGACTCGCTCCCGCCGCCTCTCAAACACAGAAGTCAAAGGGCACCTTCACTGATGACCTGCACCAGCTGGTGGACAACTGGGCCAAAGATGCCATCAGCCTATCGCAGTGCAAGAAGGGTCCTAAAACCGGGGCACAAGCTGCCCTGGGACATGAC GTGATCCCTCCCGCCAACATGGGCCGCAAATTCTCCGCTCCAGGTTACCTCTGCCCGACACTGCCCACACCTTGCAGCACCTCCACAGCCACCACAGCACACCTCCCCACCCCTGCCACCAACCCCTCCTCCGTCCCTCTGGGCCCCCGCAAAGGTTCTCTGGGCCCGGTAGCTCAGGGGTTTGGTTACGCCTCGGCCCCGTACAGCGCTTCTCAGTGGGCAGGACCCACAGGCAACTGCCAGGTCAGCATGCGCAACCCTGCCCAGCCGCTCACGCAGTACCAGCCACCTATGACTGCCCCAGTGTCTCTGCACCAAGGGTACCACATGGGGACCACACAGGCCACCCAGAAGTCAGTCAGCCCGGGAAGCTCAAACTTGAGGCCGACGTAA